The Filimonas lacunae genomic sequence AGTATTCTATCCGTTCTATTAAATTGAAGGAAGCAGGTAAGTCAACCCTGGCCGGTAAAAAATTGTGGTTCGATGATCAGTTTGGTCGTTTGAACATGGAAGAAAAAGGTATTTACCTGGGTAGTTTTGATAGCGATGAGAAAGTGCTGGTGATGTATGAAGATGGCAACTATGAAATAGCAGATGCAGAAATGACACGCCGTTTTGATGCCGAGAAAGTGAAGATGATAGAAAGGTTTGATCCGGAGAAGATAGTAACCGCTGTTTACCTGGATAATGATAAACTACAGTTTAACGTGAAACGGTTTAAAATTGAAACCACCACGATAAACAATAAGTTTATGTTTATTAAAGAAGGAGAGGGCAATAAAGTAGAAGCCATCACTACCGATGCCAAACCTATTTTAATATTGACCACCGGCAGAGGTACGCAACAACGCACACAGAAAATGAAGGTGGCCGATTTTGTGGAAGTGATGGGTTGGAAAGCTGCTGGTAACAAGCTGGCTGATTATAACAAGAGTGTTACTATGGAGTGGGAAAGGAAAGTTAAACCGGGAGAAGATAATGGACAAACGGAATTATTCTAGATAAATGGTAGTTAGCCAGCCCGAATGTAATTAAGGCATTGCTTTTGCATTCTGGCTGGCGACTCTTATTTGTAATACATCCGAATTGAAAAACCAACATGATGAAACAAACAGTAACAACAGCATTTATAGCTATAGCCACCGCTGCTATGCTTACCAGCTGTGTAGCCAAAAGAAAGTTAGTAGACTCTGAAATTAAGGTGCGTTTGCTAAAAAGCGACAGCGCATTACAAGCCAACCAGATTAACCTGCTGCAAGGCGAATTGGATTCGCTGAAAGGCACAAACAGCTCGTTATACAATCAAAACAGCAACCTGCAGAATAAGCTGAGCGCTGCTAATTCAGATGCCGAGCAGAAAAAGAGCCAATTGCAGCAAAGCAAACAGCAAATTGAAGAGCAGCAAAGAAAGTTAGCGCAACTGCAGGCTTTAATTGATCAACAGAAAGCAGCCAGTGCCGAATTACGCAAAAAAATGGCAGTTGCTTTAGGTGGCTTTACTTCCAACGAATTAACCATCTCTACTAAAAACGGTAAAGTATATGTGAGCTTACAGGAAAATCTGTTGTTTCCATCCGGTAGTGCCAAAGTAAACGAAATGGGCAAAACTGCTTTGGCTAAGCTGGCAGAGGTATTGAATGTAAACCCTGATATTTCTGTAAACATTGAGGGGCACACCGATTCTATTCCTATCAAGGGCCGTTTTGAAGATAACTGGGCGTTAAGCGTTGCGCGTGCGACTTCTATTGTACGTGTGCTGGTAAATGAGTACAAGGTAGATGCCACCAGGGTGGTAGCTTCCGGGCACAGCCAGTTCGACCCGGTTCAGCCTAACGGCACACCGGAAGGAAGGGCGAAGAACAGACGTACCGAAATTATAT encodes the following:
- a CDS encoding OmpA/MotB family protein; translated protein: MMKQTVTTAFIAIATAAMLTSCVAKRKLVDSEIKVRLLKSDSALQANQINLLQGELDSLKGTNSSLYNQNSNLQNKLSAANSDAEQKKSQLQQSKQQIEEQQRKLAQLQALIDQQKAASAELRKKMAVALGGFTSNELTISTKNGKVYVSLQENLLFPSGSAKVNEMGKTALAKLAEVLNVNPDISVNIEGHTDSIPIKGRFEDNWALSVARATSIVRVLVNEYKVDATRVVASGHSQFDPVQPNGTPEGRAKNRRTEIILTPKLNELYNLLEGVQ